In Streptomyces puniciscabiei, a single genomic region encodes these proteins:
- the pgsA gene encoding CDP-diacylglycerol--glycerol-3-phosphate 3-phosphatidyltransferase has protein sequence MTGVPASAAGGSSGAHGARGSAAPADGARSEVSGSAPGPDSGGRPARGGKIAAAAVNQASVWNVANLLTMLRLVLVPGFVALMLANGGYDPAWRALAWAAFAIAMITDLFDGHLARTYNLVTDFGKIADPIADKAIMGAALICLSGLGDLPWWVTGVILGRELGITLLRFLVIRYGVIPASRGGKLKTLTQGVAVGMYVLALTGWLATLRFWVMAAAVVLTVVTGLDYVRQAIVLRRRGIAERAAALEEKEA, from the coding sequence ATGACCGGAGTCCCGGCATCCGCCGCGGGCGGCTCCTCCGGCGCGCACGGCGCGCGGGGTTCCGCCGCCCCTGCCGACGGCGCTCGGTCCGAGGTCTCCGGTTCTGCTCCAGGTCCCGACAGCGGCGGCAGGCCCGCGCGCGGCGGAAAGATCGCGGCCGCGGCCGTCAACCAGGCCAGCGTCTGGAACGTGGCCAATCTGCTGACCATGCTCCGGCTGGTGCTGGTGCCCGGCTTCGTGGCCCTGATGCTGGCGAACGGCGGCTACGACCCGGCCTGGCGCGCACTGGCCTGGGCGGCCTTCGCCATCGCCATGATCACCGACCTGTTCGACGGGCATCTGGCGCGCACCTACAACCTGGTCACCGACTTCGGGAAGATCGCCGACCCCATCGCCGACAAGGCGATCATGGGGGCGGCGCTGATCTGTCTGTCGGGCCTGGGCGATCTGCCCTGGTGGGTGACGGGCGTCATCCTCGGCCGGGAACTCGGCATTACGCTGCTGCGATTTCTGGTCATTCGCTATGGCGTGATCCCGGCCAGTCGTGGGGGCAAGCTCAAGACCCTCACCCAGGGGGTCGCGGTCGGGATGTACGTCCTGGCGCTGACGGGATGGCTGGCCACGCTGAGGTTCTGGGTGATGGCCGCGGCGGTCGTCCTCACCGTCGTCACCGGACTCGACTACGTGAGACAAGCCATTGTGCTGCGCAGGCGGGGAATCGCCGAGCGCGCGGCGGCGTTGGAGGAGAAGGAAGCGTGA
- the rimO gene encoding 30S ribosomal protein S12 methylthiotransferase RimO — MPERRTVALVTLGCARNEVDSEELAGRLEADGWQLVEDAADADVAVVNTCGFVEAAKKDSVDALLEANDLKDHGRTQAVVAVGCMAERYGKELAEALPEADGVLGFDDYADISDRLQTILSGGIHASHTPRDRRKLLPITPAERQESAASVALPGHAPADLPEGVAPASGPRAPLRRRLDGSPVASVKLASGCDRRCSFCAIPSFRGSFISRRPSDVLNETRWLAEQGVKEIMLVSENNTSYGKDLGDIRLLESLLPELADVDGIERVRVSYLQPAEMRPGLIDVLTSTPKVAPYFDLSFQHSAPGVLRAMRRFGDTDRFLELLDTIRSKAPEAGVRSNFIVGFPGESEADLAELERFLNGARLDAIGVFGYSDEEGTEAATYDNKLDEDVVADRLARVSRLAEELVSQRAEERVGDTVRVLVESVDEEEGVYGRAAHQAPETDGQVLLTSGAGLSVGRMVEAKVVGTEGVDLVAEPLAGSPACSEEAGR, encoded by the coding sequence ATGCCTGAACGCCGTACCGTCGCACTCGTCACACTCGGCTGCGCCCGTAACGAGGTGGACTCGGAGGAGCTCGCAGGCCGTTTGGAGGCGGACGGCTGGCAGCTCGTCGAGGACGCCGCGGACGCCGACGTCGCCGTGGTCAACACGTGTGGCTTCGTCGAGGCCGCCAAGAAGGACTCCGTCGACGCCCTCCTGGAGGCCAACGACCTCAAGGACCATGGCAGAACCCAGGCCGTCGTGGCGGTGGGCTGCATGGCCGAGCGGTACGGCAAGGAGCTGGCCGAGGCGCTGCCCGAGGCCGACGGCGTGCTCGGCTTCGACGACTACGCGGACATCTCCGACCGCCTGCAGACCATCCTGTCCGGCGGCATCCACGCCTCCCACACCCCGCGCGACCGCCGCAAGCTGCTCCCGATCACCCCGGCCGAGCGGCAGGAATCGGCCGCGTCCGTAGCCCTGCCCGGGCACGCCCCGGCCGACCTCCCGGAGGGCGTCGCGCCCGCCTCCGGCCCCCGCGCGCCGCTGCGCCGCCGCCTCGACGGCTCCCCGGTCGCCTCCGTGAAGCTCGCCTCCGGCTGCGACCGGCGCTGCTCCTTCTGCGCCATCCCGTCCTTCCGGGGCTCCTTCATCTCCCGCCGCCCGAGCGACGTGCTCAACGAGACGCGGTGGCTCGCCGAGCAGGGCGTGAAGGAGATCATGCTGGTCTCCGAGAACAACACCTCCTACGGCAAGGACCTGGGCGACATCCGCCTGCTGGAGTCCCTGCTGCCGGAGCTGGCCGACGTCGACGGCATCGAGCGGGTGCGGGTCAGCTACCTCCAGCCCGCCGAGATGCGCCCGGGTCTGATCGACGTGCTGACCTCCACCCCGAAGGTCGCCCCGTACTTCGACCTGTCCTTCCAGCACTCCGCGCCCGGCGTGCTGCGCGCCATGCGCCGCTTCGGCGACACCGACCGCTTCCTGGAGCTGCTCGACACCATCCGCTCCAAGGCGCCCGAGGCCGGCGTGCGCTCCAACTTCATCGTCGGCTTCCCCGGCGAGAGCGAGGCCGACCTCGCCGAGCTGGAGCGCTTCCTGAACGGCGCCCGCCTGGACGCCATCGGTGTCTTCGGCTACTCCGACGAGGAGGGCACGGAAGCGGCGACCTACGACAACAAGCTCGACGAGGACGTCGTCGCCGACCGCCTGGCCCGGGTGTCCCGGCTGGCCGAGGAACTCGTCTCCCAGCGCGCCGAGGAGCGCGTCGGCGACACGGTGCGCGTCCTGGTCGAGTCCGTGGACGAGGAAGAGGGCGTGTACGGCCGTGCCGCGCACCAGGCGCCCGAGACCGACGGCCAGGTCCTGCTCACGAGCGGCGCCGGCCTGAGCGTCGGACGTATGGTCGAGGCGAAGGTGGTCGGTACGGAAGGTGTCGACCTGGTGGCCGAGCCGCTGGCCGGCTCGCCCGCGTGTAGTGAGGAGGCGGGCAGATGA
- a CDS encoding CinA family protein, whose translation MSSKATELVRLLTVRGETLAVAESLTGGLVAAEITSVPGASKVFRGSVTAYATELKHELLGVDAALLAQRGAVDPQVAGEMAAGVRKALGADWGIATTGVAGPEPQDGKPVGTVFVAVDGPLTDRPGSAAGGKVEALRLNGSRAEIRMESVRSVLAVLLEQLAGEQTGNERAQDTERNGGF comes from the coding sequence GTGAGCTCGAAGGCCACCGAACTGGTGCGACTACTGACCGTGAGGGGCGAGACCCTCGCTGTTGCCGAGTCGCTCACCGGTGGCCTGGTGGCGGCGGAGATCACCTCGGTCCCCGGAGCGTCCAAGGTGTTCCGGGGTTCGGTCACCGCCTACGCCACCGAGCTGAAGCATGAGCTGCTCGGCGTCGACGCGGCCCTGCTGGCGCAGCGCGGAGCGGTGGACCCGCAGGTCGCGGGCGAGATGGCGGCCGGCGTGCGGAAGGCGCTGGGCGCCGACTGGGGCATCGCGACGACCGGAGTCGCCGGCCCCGAACCACAGGACGGCAAGCCCGTAGGGACGGTTTTCGTGGCCGTCGACGGGCCCCTCACCGACCGCCCGGGTTCCGCCGCTGGCGGAAAAGTGGAGGCCCTGCGGTTGAACGGCAGCCGTGCGGAAATTCGTATGGAGAGTGTACGGAGCGTACTCGCAGTGCTCCTGGAGCAGCTTGCGGGCGAACAGACCGGTAATGAGCGGGCACAGGATACGGAACGGAACGGGGGGTTTTGA